One segment of Mycolicibacterium baixiangningiae DNA contains the following:
- a CDS encoding FadR/GntR family transcriptional regulator has protein sequence METDMAGQMGQVDRRPLYQQVGDRLREFIDTSGMQPGDKLSNVRDLAAELQVGRSSIREAITALRAQGIVEVRHGDGIYLLQRPEDVISSLATELVDTHVDHPYIWETRQALEAQCARLAAMHATAEDLSEMDAALEQMSDEIDAGLPGLGGDRRFHLSVATAAHNPLLIKLLKGLGRALDRTSESSLTRPGQPARSLAEHRGIVEAIRSRDPAAAADEMLAHLVNTTDELIRR, from the coding sequence GTGGAGACCGACATGGCGGGGCAGATGGGGCAGGTGGATCGACGGCCGCTCTACCAGCAGGTCGGAGACCGTCTCCGGGAGTTCATCGACACAAGCGGCATGCAGCCCGGCGACAAGTTGTCCAATGTGCGTGATCTGGCAGCTGAGCTGCAGGTGGGTAGATCGTCGATCCGCGAGGCCATCACCGCCCTGCGCGCCCAGGGCATCGTTGAGGTCAGGCACGGGGATGGCATCTACCTGCTGCAGCGACCCGAGGACGTCATTTCGTCGTTGGCGACTGAACTCGTGGACACTCACGTCGATCACCCGTACATCTGGGAAACGAGGCAGGCGCTGGAGGCGCAATGCGCGCGCTTGGCCGCCATGCACGCCACCGCCGAAGACCTGAGCGAGATGGATGCAGCGCTCGAGCAGATGAGTGATGAGATCGATGCCGGGCTCCCCGGCCTCGGCGGCGACCGTCGATTCCACCTCAGCGTCGCGACTGCGGCGCACAACCCGCTCCTGATCAAGCTGCTGAAAGGGCTGGGCCGGGCACTTGATCGCACCTCGGAGTCCTCACTGACACGTCCGGGTCAGCCGGCGCGTTCGCTCGCAGAACATCGCGGCATCGTCGAGGCCATTCGTTCCCGCGACCCTGCGGCGGCGGCCGACGAGATGCTGGCGCACCTGGTCAACACCACGGACGAACTCATCCGCCGGTAA
- a CDS encoding IniB N-terminal domain-containing protein, with protein sequence MNIIDFILDLFRNPATAASFVVDPDGALRDAGLPNVTAAQLASVAATAAPAGYALGGGDPIVGLQRAVADHHQLASNFASPFSPQTSFAPTTEFASRNDTDLLSGNNVPIASPDQAAGANAQNGAFNLGFGDITLGDKTSNTATNGGVVVGGDNDGDIVSGDGAALGDGNTMNNGDILAGSGSNVVVGKDNEVEDNSQTAGGDLIADNDAPVLNDVDTSGGNGGGADGGGSLIGIGGGNAVGGSGGNGGGIIITDNDVNAGTQIDGDYGSDNVEDNSVNTSVETNTSTSTESSIEDNSSSYESNIGSGNETAIGSGNETNTDLFSGNDTGFETNTGIETDVASNNNTNTDLDAF encoded by the coding sequence ATGAACATCATTGACTTCATCCTCGACCTGTTCCGCAACCCGGCCACGGCGGCCTCCTTCGTCGTCGACCCGGACGGCGCCCTGCGCGATGCGGGCCTGCCGAACGTGACCGCCGCCCAGCTGGCCTCGGTGGCCGCCACGGCCGCACCGGCCGGCTACGCCCTCGGCGGTGGCGACCCGATCGTCGGCCTGCAGCGGGCGGTGGCCGACCACCACCAGCTGGCCTCGAACTTCGCCTCGCCGTTCTCGCCGCAGACCTCCTTCGCGCCGACGACCGAGTTCGCCAGCCGCAATGACACCGACCTGCTCAGCGGGAACAACGTGCCGATCGCCAGCCCGGACCAGGCCGCGGGCGCCAACGCCCAGAACGGTGCGTTCAACCTCGGCTTCGGTGACATCACCCTGGGCGACAAGACCTCCAACACCGCGACCAACGGCGGCGTGGTGGTCGGCGGCGACAACGACGGCGACATCGTCAGCGGTGACGGCGCGGCGCTAGGTGACGGCAACACGATGAACAACGGCGACATCCTCGCCGGCTCCGGCTCCAACGTGGTCGTCGGCAAGGACAACGAGGTCGAGGACAACTCGCAGACCGCGGGTGGCGATCTCATCGCTGACAACGACGCCCCGGTGCTCAACGACGTCGACACCAGCGGTGGCAACGGCGGCGGCGCCGACGGCGGCGGCAGCCTCATCGGTATCGGCGGCGGCAACGCGGTCGGCGGATCCGGCGGCAACGGCGGCGGGATCATCATCACCGACAACGACGTCAACGCCGGTACGCAGATCGACGGCGACTACGGCAGCGACAACGTCGAGGACAACTCGGTCAACACCTCGGTGGAGACCAACACCTCGACGTCGACGGAGAGCTCGATCGAGGACAACTCGTCCAGCTACGAGTCGAACATCGGCTCGGGCAACGAGACCGCGATCGGGTCGGGCAACGAGACCAACACCGACCTGTTCTCCGGCAACGACACCGGCTTCGAGACCAACACCGGTATCGAGACCGACGTCGCGTCGAACAACAACACCAACACCGATCTGGACGCCTTCTGA
- a CDS encoding dynamin-like GTPase family protein, translated as MSTSDQVRAILGGTISAYRADPAYRGRPDVHNELERIGARLNQPIRIALAGTLKAGKSTLVNALVGEEIAPTDATEATRIVTWFRHGPTPKVTANHRGGRRSNVPITRDPHDRGLTFDFARLDPEEVLDLDVEWPAAELIDATIIDTPGTSSLSRDVSARTLRLLVPDDGVPRVDAVVFLLRTLNAADIALLKQIGELVGGSSGALGVIGVASRADEIGAGRIDAMLSAKDVATRFTEEMDRTGICQAVVPVSGLLALTARTLRQSEFVALEKLAGVEPAELAKAMLSVDRFVREDSTLPVDSATRAALLDRFGMFGVRISIAVLRAGVKDSVALADELLERSGLVALRDVIDQQFAQRSDLLKAHTALLSLRQFVQLNPIYATPYIISDIDPLLADTHAFEELRLLSQLRSRTTTLTDDEMASLRRIIGGSGTDAASRLGLQPEEPYDGPRAAFAAAQRWRRRAEHPLNDPFTARACRAAVRSAEALVASYAAKGRRPT; from the coding sequence CTGAGCACAAGTGACCAAGTGCGCGCGATCCTGGGCGGCACCATCTCGGCCTACCGGGCGGACCCGGCGTACCGCGGGCGTCCCGACGTGCACAACGAACTCGAGCGCATCGGCGCCCGGCTCAACCAGCCGATCCGCATCGCCCTGGCCGGCACACTGAAGGCCGGTAAGTCGACGCTGGTCAACGCGCTGGTCGGCGAGGAGATCGCACCCACCGACGCCACTGAGGCCACCCGGATCGTCACCTGGTTCCGTCATGGCCCCACCCCGAAGGTGACCGCCAACCACCGTGGGGGCCGACGGTCGAACGTGCCGATCACGCGCGATCCGCACGACCGGGGCCTGACCTTCGACTTCGCCAGGCTCGACCCCGAGGAGGTGCTCGACCTCGACGTGGAATGGCCGGCTGCCGAACTGATCGACGCGACGATCATCGACACGCCCGGCACGTCGTCGCTGTCCCGGGACGTCTCCGCCCGCACGTTGCGGCTGCTGGTGCCCGACGACGGGGTGCCGCGCGTCGACGCGGTGGTGTTCCTGCTGCGCACGCTCAACGCCGCCGACATCGCGCTGCTCAAGCAGATCGGGGAACTGGTCGGCGGCTCGTCGGGCGCGCTCGGCGTGATCGGGGTGGCGTCCCGCGCGGACGAGATCGGTGCCGGCCGCATCGACGCGATGCTCTCGGCCAAGGACGTCGCCACCCGCTTCACCGAGGAGATGGACCGCACCGGCATCTGCCAGGCCGTCGTGCCGGTGTCGGGGCTGCTCGCGCTCACGGCGCGCACCCTGCGGCAGAGCGAATTCGTCGCGCTGGAGAAGCTCGCCGGCGTCGAACCCGCCGAGTTGGCGAAAGCCATGCTCTCGGTCGACCGGTTCGTGCGCGAGGACAGCACGCTGCCCGTCGATTCGGCCACCCGCGCCGCGCTGCTGGACCGGTTCGGGATGTTCGGTGTGCGCATCTCCATCGCGGTGCTGCGGGCAGGGGTGAAGGATTCGGTGGCGCTGGCCGACGAACTGCTGGAACGCAGCGGGCTGGTGGCGCTGCGCGACGTGATCGATCAGCAGTTCGCGCAGCGCTCCGACCTGCTCAAGGCGCATACGGCGCTGCTCTCGCTGCGGCAGTTCGTCCAGCTCAACCCGATCTACGCGACGCCGTACATCATCTCCGACATCGATCCTCTGCTCGCCGACACCCACGCGTTCGAAGAGCTCCGGCTGCTGAGCCAATTGCGTTCGCGGACAACCACACTGACCGACGACGAGATGGCGTCGCTGCGCCGGATCATTGGCGGTTCGGGCACCGACGCGGCCAGCCGGCTGGGGTTGCAGCCCGAGGAACCCTACGACGGGCCGCGCGCGGCGTTCGCGGCGGCGCAGCGGTGGCGCCGGCGTGCCGAACACCCGCTCAACGACCCGTTCACCGCCAGGGCCTGCCGGGCGGCGGTGCGCAGCGCCGAGGCGCTGGTCGCCTCCTACGCGGCGAAGGGTCGCAGACCGACTTAA
- a CDS encoding Hsp70 family protein, with the protein MRTSLGVSLGSANLVAVADGQNTIRPAVLTLDGQTHTGFVDRVGDPVPLVAADGSAHYGGQLTATAIEALTRTAHPQRRPDVAAVAVPAHWSPTAVAALRAVAPHLTVVSDAVAALTALQANPGLPTRGVVALCDFGATGTSITLADAGDAFRVIGSTVRYEDFSGDLIDQAVLRHVLADLDVDPSGTSAVASLTALRSECRDAKERLSVQTATALAGANATVRLTRPELEALLAEPLGGVVDAVVDTLHRHRIVPAQLAAVATVGGGARIPLVTQRLSQALRLPVITGPYAQVAAAAGAELLALRGAEPDAVTAMAAVPDAPATVAAVVPLAWSAETVDFDAATDYVGPVRDAAMARPGIAFDHVPVESDDSRWFRRPGALFAAAACVAALATTGLILTSHTGDAGAVEAGSSGITAPVATQPMEQPAVPVAQPAPAAVTETVVAAPAPRAAQPPAQQSPSTSAERRVSSKQVAPAPLAPAPAPRPAAPAPAPRPGAPAPAPAPSFGLPRIPLPEFTFPRPSPPSSAPTPSPVPEPQPSPVPEPQPSPEPQPSPEPQPSPDPEPAPEPEPEPSAAPAPEPQPEPAPAPQPEPEPSAECVPDAETVC; encoded by the coding sequence ATGCGCACTTCTCTCGGCGTATCCCTGGGCTCCGCCAACCTGGTCGCCGTCGCCGACGGCCAGAACACCATCCGGCCCGCGGTGCTCACGCTCGATGGTCAGACACACACCGGCTTCGTCGACCGCGTCGGCGACCCGGTACCCCTGGTGGCCGCCGACGGCTCGGCCCACTACGGCGGTCAGCTGACCGCCACCGCGATCGAGGCGCTCACCCGGACCGCCCACCCGCAGAGGCGGCCCGATGTGGCGGCGGTCGCGGTGCCCGCGCACTGGTCGCCGACGGCGGTGGCGGCGTTGCGGGCGGTGGCGCCGCATCTGACCGTCGTCTCCGATGCGGTCGCGGCGTTGACCGCACTGCAGGCGAACCCCGGACTGCCCACCCGCGGTGTCGTCGCTCTGTGCGACTTCGGGGCGACGGGAACCAGCATCACCCTGGCCGACGCGGGCGATGCGTTCCGCGTGATCGGTTCGACGGTCCGCTACGAGGACTTCTCCGGAGACCTGATCGACCAGGCCGTATTGCGGCACGTGCTCGCCGATCTCGACGTGGACCCGAGCGGTACCTCGGCGGTGGCTTCGCTCACCGCGTTGCGTTCGGAGTGTCGCGATGCCAAGGAGCGCCTGTCGGTGCAGACCGCGACCGCGCTGGCCGGGGCGAATGCGACCGTCCGGTTGACCCGGCCCGAACTCGAAGCGCTGCTGGCCGAACCGCTCGGCGGTGTCGTCGACGCCGTCGTCGACACGCTGCACCGCCACCGCATCGTGCCCGCGCAGCTGGCCGCGGTGGCGACAGTCGGTGGCGGAGCGCGCATACCGCTTGTCACGCAACGTCTTTCGCAGGCGTTGCGGCTACCGGTGATCACCGGTCCGTACGCGCAGGTCGCGGCCGCCGCCGGCGCGGAGCTGCTCGCGTTGCGGGGTGCCGAGCCGGACGCCGTCACGGCCATGGCCGCGGTACCTGACGCGCCTGCGACCGTTGCCGCGGTGGTACCGCTGGCCTGGTCGGCGGAGACCGTCGACTTCGACGCGGCGACCGACTATGTAGGGCCGGTGCGGGATGCCGCGATGGCGCGGCCGGGTATCGCTTTCGACCACGTCCCGGTCGAGTCTGACGATTCGCGATGGTTCCGCAGGCCGGGCGCGCTGTTCGCCGCGGCCGCGTGCGTCGCGGCCCTGGCGACGACGGGGTTGATCCTGACCTCGCACACCGGCGACGCGGGTGCCGTGGAGGCCGGCTCGTCGGGGATCACCGCGCCGGTGGCGACGCAACCGATGGAGCAACCGGCGGTGCCCGTCGCGCAACCCGCCCCTGCGGCGGTCACCGAGACCGTGGTGGCCGCACCGGCGCCGAGGGCTGCTCAGCCGCCGGCACAGCAGAGTCCGAGCACCTCGGCCGAGCGGCGGGTGTCGTCGAAGCAGGTGGCACCAGCGCCGTTAGCACCCGCTCCCGCTCCGCGTCCGGCGGCCCCTGCTCCCGCTCCGCGGCCCGGGGCGCCCGCGCCTGCCCCGGCTCCGTCGTTCGGTCTGCCCCGGATTCCGTTGCCGGAGTTCACGTTCCCGCGGCCCAGTCCGCCGTCGTCGGCGCCGACCCCGTCGCCTGTGCCTGAGCCACAGCCGTCGCCTGTGCCTGAGCCACAGCCGTCACCAGAGCCGCAGCCGTCACCAGAGCCGCAGCCGTCACCCGATCCGGAGCCCGCGCCGGAACCTGAGCCTGAGCCGTCAGCCGCGCCCGCGCCCGAGCCGCAGCCCGAGCCCGCGCCCGCGCCGCAGCCCGAGCCCGAGCCGTCGGCGGAGTGCGTGCCGGACGCCGAGACCGTCTGCTAG
- a CDS encoding Rv0340 family IniB-related protein, whose translation MANSLLDFVMSLVRDPNAAARYAADPAAAIADAQLPDVTSVDVDNLIPVVTESMPVAAPSTGLDAFGAEPASNVWASGAATAAFDAFDDSFPAQAVIDAGSTVIDTTGPADPAVDVLTQPDLLDDAASSQFTDPVFDDAAPADGDLADVWGAAGDHPQPADHTPGFDLFD comes from the coding sequence ATGGCTAACTCGCTACTCGACTTCGTGATGTCGCTGGTGCGGGACCCCAATGCCGCCGCACGCTACGCCGCCGATCCCGCGGCCGCCATCGCGGATGCGCAGCTACCAGACGTGACCAGTGTCGACGTCGACAACCTGATCCCGGTGGTGACGGAGTCGATGCCGGTGGCGGCCCCGTCGACCGGCCTGGACGCCTTCGGGGCCGAGCCGGCGAGCAACGTGTGGGCGAGTGGCGCCGCCACCGCCGCCTTCGACGCTTTCGACGACTCCTTCCCGGCGCAGGCCGTCATCGACGCCGGCTCGACCGTCATCGACACGACGGGGCCGGCCGACCCCGCCGTCGATGTGCTCACCCAACCCGACCTGCTCGACGACGCGGCATCGTCGCAGTTCACCGACCCGGTTTTCGACGATGCGGCACCGGCCGACGGCGACCTCGCCGATGTGTGGGGCGCGGCCGGCGACCACCCCCAGCCCGCGGACCACACCCCGGGATTCGACCTCTTCGACTGA
- the iniA gene encoding isoniazid-induced dynamin-like GTPase IniA → MTQPNDTRKVIGELIEHTTKIADAQDRGDLVARLARARQRIGDPQIRVVIAGQLKQGKSLLLNSLLNMPVARVGDDESTVLATVVSYGEQASARLVVARPEGEEPELVDIPTTELGKDLRRAPQADGREVLRVEVAVPSPLLKGGLAFVDTPGVGGHGQPHLSATLGLLPDADAMLMISDTSQEFTEPEMTFIRQALEICPVAAIVATKTDLYPHWRQIVDANAAHLRRADITTPMIPVSSTLRSHAVQLNDKELNEESNFPAVVKFLSEQVLARNNDRVRAQVVNEIRAAAEHLTMALRSELSALNDPQARGNLTADLERRKQEAQDALQQTALWQQVLNDGIADLTADVDHDLRQRFRNIAFHTEKVIDDGDPTLHWAEIGAELEEAVATAVGDNFVWAYQRAEALAGEVARTFMEAGLDAVRMPAIDAREMGAEFGEFRSLAHLEAKPLKIGHKIVTGMRGSYGGVLMFGMLTSFAGLGMFNPLSLGAGFVLGRKAYKEDMENRMLRVRSEAKTNVRRFVDDVAFVVGKESRDRLKGIQRQLRDHYREIANQTTRSLNESLQATIAAARLEESERNTRVKELERQLNILRQVVEHAEKLGTPTAAPVAAR, encoded by the coding sequence ATGACCCAACCGAATGACACGCGAAAGGTCATCGGCGAACTCATCGAGCACACGACGAAGATCGCCGACGCCCAGGACCGCGGCGATCTCGTGGCACGGCTGGCCCGGGCGCGGCAACGCATCGGTGACCCCCAGATCCGGGTGGTCATCGCCGGTCAGCTCAAACAGGGCAAGAGCCTGCTGCTCAACTCGCTGCTGAACATGCCGGTGGCGCGGGTCGGCGATGACGAGTCGACGGTGCTGGCCACCGTGGTGTCCTACGGAGAGCAGGCCTCGGCGCGGCTGGTGGTCGCCCGGCCCGAAGGGGAAGAGCCCGAACTCGTCGACATCCCGACCACCGAACTCGGCAAGGACCTGCGCCGCGCGCCGCAAGCCGACGGGCGGGAAGTGCTGCGCGTCGAGGTGGCGGTGCCCAGCCCGCTGCTCAAAGGCGGCCTGGCGTTCGTCGACACCCCGGGCGTCGGCGGCCACGGCCAACCCCACCTGTCCGCGACGCTGGGCCTGCTGCCCGACGCCGACGCGATGTTGATGATCAGCGACACCAGCCAGGAGTTCACCGAGCCGGAGATGACGTTCATCCGGCAGGCACTGGAGATCTGCCCGGTCGCCGCGATCGTCGCGACCAAGACCGACCTGTACCCGCACTGGCGCCAGATCGTCGATGCCAACGCCGCCCATCTGCGTCGCGCGGACATCACCACGCCGATGATCCCCGTCTCGTCGACGCTGCGCAGCCATGCCGTCCAGCTCAACGACAAGGAACTCAACGAGGAGTCGAACTTCCCGGCGGTCGTGAAGTTCCTCTCCGAGCAGGTGCTCGCGCGCAACAACGACCGCGTGCGCGCTCAGGTGGTCAACGAGATCCGCGCCGCCGCCGAACATCTGACGATGGCGTTGCGGTCCGAACTGTCCGCGCTCAACGACCCACAGGCCCGCGGGAACCTCACCGCGGACCTCGAGCGGCGCAAACAGGAAGCACAGGACGCGCTGCAGCAGACCGCGCTATGGCAGCAGGTACTCAACGACGGCATCGCGGACCTCACCGCCGACGTCGACCACGACCTCCGGCAACGCTTCCGAAACATCGCCTTTCACACCGAGAAGGTCATCGACGACGGCGACCCGACGCTGCACTGGGCCGAGATCGGCGCCGAACTCGAAGAGGCCGTGGCCACTGCGGTCGGCGACAACTTCGTGTGGGCCTACCAACGGGCCGAGGCGCTGGCCGGCGAGGTCGCTCGGACGTTCATGGAGGCCGGGCTGGATGCGGTGCGAATGCCCGCGATCGACGCGAGGGAGATGGGTGCGGAGTTCGGCGAGTTCCGGTCGCTGGCGCATCTGGAGGCCAAACCGCTCAAGATCGGCCACAAGATCGTCACCGGGATGCGCGGCTCCTACGGCGGCGTGCTGATGTTCGGGATGCTGACGTCGTTCGCCGGTCTGGGCATGTTCAACCCGCTGTCTCTCGGCGCCGGCTTCGTCCTCGGCCGCAAGGCCTACAAGGAGGACATGGAGAACCGGATGCTGCGGGTGCGCAGCGAGGCGAAGACCAATGTGCGCCGCTTCGTCGACGACGTCGCCTTCGTGGTGGGCAAGGAGTCCCGCGACCGGCTCAAGGGAATCCAGCGCCAGCTGCGCGACCACTACCGGGAGATCGCCAACCAGACGACCCGCTCACTCAACGAGTCGCTGCAGGCCACGATCGCCGCGGCCAGACTCGAGGAGTCCGAACGCAACACCCGCGTCAAGGAACTCGAACGGCAACTCAACATCCTCCGGCAGGTCGTCGAGCACGCCGAGAAGCTGGGCACGCCGACGGCCGCACCGGTCGCCGCACGCTGA
- a CDS encoding Hsp70 family protein, with translation MTEPLGLSIGMTNLVAARVGRPPVIRRAVLTLFGDRAPEVGLPTERPANPNLDQPGLVLSGFVDRVGDPVPLVAADGSAHRGELVLAEALDAMARTVGGGSPVAVAVPAHWGPGTVGALRGALRSRPNLAPHGVPAALIPDSTAAFAALQAAPGLPAQGVVVLVDLGGSGSSVSLADAGANLDTVGQTVRYAEFSGDAIDQALLNHVLAGIADAGNADPAGTAAVGSLARLRDECRQAKERLSAETATAVPVELPGVRSDIRVTRPELEQLIAGPLGGLLNAIEDTLQRNQIPLENVSAVATVGGGAAIPLVTQRLSEHLRAPVVTTPESQLNVAAGAALVANRSADAEAPTGMAVAADAPTGMAPAAWVAGAAGLAAGDAAADGASSATFRALAWSQDDEPAGEPVPYTGEDYDPYSVTGARPPVAFAPDDTGYGAAYPAYDEGPGPLPWYKRPPLLFGAAAAAALLAVGGLAITLTSADGDSTPVTETATTVSMEPSPQAPPPPVTTVTVGPDGRATTTVSQPPPPPPSTTTTTQPTTTTTTTTAATTTTTTQPTTTTTRPTTTQPTTTQPPPTTTVEPPPTTVDPPDPPTTIPVPDDGV, from the coding sequence ATGACCGAACCCCTGGGGTTGTCGATCGGGATGACGAACCTGGTGGCGGCCCGAGTTGGCCGCCCGCCGGTGATCCGACGAGCCGTCCTCACCCTCTTCGGCGACCGCGCACCCGAGGTGGGCCTGCCCACTGAAAGGCCCGCGAATCCGAACCTCGACCAACCCGGCCTCGTCCTCAGCGGCTTCGTCGACCGGGTCGGCGACCCGGTCCCGCTCGTCGCCGCCGACGGGTCAGCGCACCGCGGGGAGTTGGTGCTTGCCGAAGCCCTCGACGCGATGGCACGCACCGTGGGCGGCGGTTCGCCGGTCGCCGTCGCCGTGCCCGCCCATTGGGGCCCGGGGACCGTCGGCGCGCTGCGTGGCGCGTTGCGGTCCCGGCCGAACCTGGCGCCGCACGGTGTGCCCGCGGCACTGATCCCCGATTCGACTGCCGCGTTCGCAGCGCTACAGGCGGCCCCCGGACTGCCCGCTCAGGGCGTGGTCGTCCTGGTCGACCTCGGTGGTAGTGGCAGCAGTGTCTCGCTGGCGGATGCGGGCGCCAACCTCGACACCGTCGGCCAGACCGTGCGCTACGCGGAGTTCTCGGGCGATGCGATCGATCAGGCGCTGCTCAACCATGTGCTGGCCGGTATCGCCGACGCCGGGAACGCCGATCCGGCGGGCACCGCGGCGGTCGGGTCGCTCGCCCGCCTGCGCGACGAGTGCCGCCAGGCCAAGGAACGTCTCTCCGCCGAGACCGCGACCGCGGTGCCGGTCGAACTGCCGGGGGTGCGCTCCGATATCCGGGTGACGCGGCCCGAACTCGAGCAGCTGATCGCCGGGCCGCTCGGCGGACTGCTGAACGCGATCGAAGACACGTTGCAGCGCAACCAGATTCCGCTGGAGAACGTGTCCGCGGTGGCGACCGTCGGTGGCGGCGCGGCCATTCCGTTGGTCACCCAGCGGCTGTCCGAGCACCTGCGGGCGCCGGTCGTCACGACCCCGGAATCGCAGCTCAACGTCGCCGCGGGTGCCGCACTGGTGGCCAACCGGAGCGCGGACGCCGAGGCCCCGACCGGTATGGCGGTGGCCGCCGACGCCCCGACCGGCATGGCGCCCGCCGCCTGGGTCGCCGGTGCGGCCGGTCTGGCAGCCGGTGACGCCGCCGCCGACGGCGCCTCGTCGGCGACGTTCCGCGCCCTGGCGTGGTCGCAGGACGATGAGCCTGCGGGCGAACCCGTGCCGTATACCGGCGAAGACTACGACCCCTACTCCGTGACCGGCGCCCGTCCGCCGGTGGCGTTCGCGCCGGACGACACCGGATACGGGGCCGCCTACCCCGCCTACGACGAGGGGCCCGGGCCGCTGCCCTGGTACAAACGCCCGCCGTTGCTGTTCGGAGCGGCCGCCGCGGCTGCGCTGCTGGCAGTCGGAGGGTTGGCGATCACGCTGACCAGTGCGGACGGCGATTCGACACCGGTGACCGAGACGGCGACGACGGTCTCGATGGAGCCGTCGCCGCAGGCGCCGCCCCCGCCGGTCACCACCGTCACCGTCGGGCCTGACGGCCGGGCGACCACCACGGTGAGCCAGCCTCCGCCTCCGCCGCCGTCCACCACGACGACGACCCAGCCCACTACGACCACGACGACCACGACCGCCGCCACGACGACGACGACGACCCAGCCGACGACGACCACCACGCGGCCGACCACCACGCAGCCGACCACGACACAGCCACCGCCGACAACGACGGTCGAACCGCCGCCGACGACGGTCGATCCACCCGATCCGCCGACGACCATTCCCGTTCCCGACGACGGCGTCTGA
- a CDS encoding glutamine synthetase family protein, whose protein sequence is MGSSFIAGNGLWSQRQEEAGAKLVSRIQELELRQVRISWGDQHGILRGKTLEIGAFMSALSDGKDFQTATLIFDTTNNPAVPPFEAHGFGDDRLTGLPDGVLVPDPTTFRVLPWADKTGWVLAEMYYRNGERVPFDTRGVLQQQLAKLDDEGYTYTTGAELEFYITRLVDPKLSFADSGWPPAAPTVTALSHGYQYLTENRGDEADAILSVLRDNIVALGLPLATVEDEWGPGQVELSFDPLPGIETADNVLLIRSAVKQICRRHGYHATFMSRPAFPNIVSSGWHLHQSLGTADKANIFPGENGNLLSDTAVHFMGGLLEHARASSVLTTPTINGYKRYIANSFAPDRIAWAEENRGAMIRISGARGDGSTHLENRIGDPAANPYLYLASQLISGRDGIARQLDPGPSADEAYTADVPLIPATLEDAVRHFEGSDLMRRELGDAVVNYVTTLKKKEISRFNATVTDWEQREYFEVF, encoded by the coding sequence ATGGGATCGTCATTCATCGCTGGCAACGGTTTGTGGTCGCAGCGGCAGGAGGAGGCCGGCGCCAAGCTGGTATCCCGGATCCAGGAACTGGAGCTGCGACAGGTCCGCATCAGCTGGGGAGATCAACACGGAATTCTGCGAGGCAAGACGCTGGAGATCGGCGCCTTCATGTCGGCGTTGTCGGATGGCAAGGATTTTCAGACCGCCACGCTGATCTTCGACACGACGAACAATCCGGCGGTACCGCCGTTCGAGGCCCACGGGTTCGGAGACGACCGGCTCACGGGACTCCCCGACGGCGTTCTCGTGCCCGACCCGACCACGTTCCGGGTGCTGCCATGGGCCGACAAAACGGGATGGGTCCTGGCCGAGATGTACTACCGAAATGGTGAGCGGGTGCCCTTCGACACCCGCGGGGTGCTCCAGCAGCAGTTGGCAAAGCTGGACGACGAGGGCTACACCTACACCACGGGCGCCGAACTCGAGTTCTACATCACCCGGCTCGTCGATCCCAAGCTGAGCTTCGCCGACTCGGGATGGCCACCCGCGGCACCCACAGTCACCGCCCTGTCTCACGGTTACCAATACCTCACCGAGAACCGCGGAGATGAGGCCGACGCCATCCTCAGCGTGCTACGCGACAACATCGTCGCCCTCGGACTGCCGTTGGCCACCGTGGAAGACGAGTGGGGCCCCGGGCAGGTCGAGCTGTCCTTCGACCCGCTACCCGGCATCGAGACGGCCGACAACGTTCTGCTCATCCGAAGTGCCGTCAAGCAGATCTGCCGGAGACACGGGTATCACGCCACGTTCATGTCCCGCCCGGCATTTCCGAACATCGTCTCCAGCGGATGGCACCTGCACCAGTCGCTCGGTACCGCGGACAAGGCGAACATCTTCCCCGGCGAGAACGGCAACCTGCTCTCGGACACCGCTGTGCATTTCATGGGCGGGCTGCTCGAACACGCCCGCGCGAGTTCCGTGCTGACCACTCCGACGATCAACGGATACAAGCGCTACATCGCCAATTCCTTTGCGCCCGATCGGATCGCTTGGGCCGAGGAGAACCGTGGAGCGATGATCCGCATCTCCGGCGCTCGCGGTGACGGCTCCACGCACCTGGAGAACCGGATCGGTGACCCCGCGGCCAATCCCTACCTGTATCTGGCCTCGCAGCTCATCAGCGGTCGCGACGGCATCGCCCGCCAACTGGACCCGGGACCGTCGGCCGATGAGGCGTACACGGCGGACGTACCGCTGATCCCGGCGACGCTCGAGGACGCTGTCCGCCACTTCGAAGGCAGCGACCTGATGAGGCGAGAACTCGGTGACGCCGTCGTCAACTACGTGACCACGCTGAAGAAGAAGGAGATCTCGCGCTTCAACGCGACGGTCACGGACTGGGAACAGCGCGAATATTTCGAGGTCTTCTGA